Proteins from one Mercurialis annua linkage group LG7, ddMerAnnu1.2, whole genome shotgun sequence genomic window:
- the LOC126657087 gene encoding uncharacterized protein LOC126657087, translating to MSDEECPGNQENGKEKSDEQTPNEGRKRKKDAPPKSKQQDRDAGKEQPKKKHQEGEGESSESPQKSKATYVVEEDLEEKIAKALKKLKSEELDIDDLRLKGSPLSPEIMKETIPYNMKLPVLPTFNREGDPRDHTSRFTATMGLLSISDAILYRVFPTTLTGTAQRWYNKLKPRSIKSFASLSTEFLNRYFTNILAKTTTSILRSCIQEEGETLRSYIERFNKQAMKIDNLNVDMATEALREGTRFGKLVDKLLINKPTTFSNLMGIVKKYFELDEGRRAIRGKEAKGKESKEKSKDKPKSKSEDRRGRPEESRRFAPQTRYEPRYDPRDDENNFTPLNTSQTNVLMWIKENVKNVVWPSKMKAEIRDTRKYCKFHEDYGHETDSCRDLKVEIERMIDAGELRKFVAHKAKNNGGHNSSTIRRNQRKEVMNIREAHMPPVIFDVEDYEHVKAPHNDALVVTTIIENWNMERILIDKGSAVNRMTNAAYKMLGGTASRLRRVPILLSGLGGPSINLLGAVTLEVIIGPEKGINKKVMSLFNIVDMELTYNAILGRPFLHDSAAVTRIRALAMKILTEKGVVTLRGDQNIAKKCYDESVVDLQENKTEKKEE from the exons ATGAGTGACGAAGAATGCCCAGGAAATCAAGagaatggaaaagaaaaatcTGACGAGCAAACCCCT AACGAAGggagaaagagaaagaaagatgCCCCACCTAAAAGCAAACAACAAGACAGAGACGCAGGGAAAGAGCAACcgaagaaaaaacaccaagaaggggAGGGCGAGTCCTCAGAATCGCCCCAAAAgagcaaagccacatatgtaGTCGAAGAAGATCTGGAAGAAAAGATTGCGAAAGCACTCAAGAAATTGAAGTCAGAAGAGCTGGATATAGACGATCTCAGACTGAAGGGATCACCCCTTTCGCCCGAAATCATGAAGGAAACCATTCCATATAACATGAAGTTACCAGTCTTGCCAACGTTCAACAGAGAAGGGGACCCGCGAGATCATACTTCTAGATTCACAGccaccatggggctactcagcatATCAGACGCAATTCTATACAGGGTATTCCCAACCACACTCACCGGTACCGCCCAAAGGTGGTACAACAAATTGAAACCAAGATCTATTAAAAGCTTCGCCTCACTGTCGACAGAATTTCTCAACAGATATTTCACGAACATACTAGCAAAAACAACCACAAGCATCCTAAGATCATGCattcaagaagaaggagaaacgctaAGAAGCTatatcgaacgattcaacaaacAAGCTATGAAGATCGATAACCTGAACGTTGACATGGCAACCGAAGCACTGCGAGAAGGAACACGATTCGGAAAACTAGTAGACAAGCTGCTGATTAATAAACCCACGACTTTCTCGAATCTGATGGGCATAGTCAAAAAATACTTCGAGCTAGACGAGGGCCGGAGGGCGATTCGTGGGAAAGAAGCAAAGGGAAAAGAGTCGAAAGAGAAATCCAAAGATAAGCCGAAGTCAAAGTCCGAAGATAGAAGGGGAAGGCCAGAAGAAAGTAGGCGATTCGCCCCCCAAACAAGATACGAACCAAGGTACGACCCCCGAGACGATGAAAATAACTTCACACCATTGAACACCAGCcaaactaatgtcctcatgtggatcaaagagaACGTCAAAAATGTAGTATGGCCATCGAAGATGAAAGCCGAAATAAGGGACACaagaaagtactgcaaattcCACGAAGACTATGGACATGAAACAGACAGCTGCAGAGATTTGAAAGTCGAAATCGAAAGAATGATAGATGCAGGGGAATTGAGGAAATTCGTGGCCCACAAAGCGAAAAACAATG GAGGACACAACAGCTCAACGATTAGAAGAAATCAAAGGAAAGAGGTGATGAACATCAGAGAAGCCCACATGCCACCCGTAATCTTCGATGTTGAAGATTATGAACACGTGAAAGCACCCCATAATGATGCCTTGGTGgtaactactatcattgagaattggaacatggagcgaatcctAATCGATAAAGGAAGCGCAGTGAATCGCATGACAAACGCGGCCTACAAAATGCTCGGAGGAACCGCGTCAAGGTTGCGCCGAGTCCCGATCCTAttatcaggactcggtggccccTCCATCAATCTGTtaggagcagtcaccttggaagtaataattgGCCCGGAGAAAGGAATCAACAAAAAGGTTATGTCATTATTTAACATAGTTGACATGGAGCTAACATACAACGCTATCCTCGGAAGACCTTTCCTTCATGACTCAGCTGCAGTGACTAGAATAAGAGCGTTGGCGATGAAAATACTAAccgaaaagggagtagtgacgctgagaggagatcAGAATATAGCTAAGAAATGCTACGACGAGTCCGTGGTGGAcctccaagaaaacaagaccgagaagaaggaagaatag
- the LOC126657088 gene encoding uncharacterized protein LOC126657088 codes for MVDGKMCHPSDSPAWKHFSELHTEFAEEIRNIRLGLCTDGFQPFGAFGQNYSSWPVILTPYNLPPGMCMKDEFMFLTVIVPGPRNPKHQMDIFLQPLIAELNQLWEFGVQTFDVHSTSGRLACPHCMENTDAFTLKGSRKQSWFDCHGKFLPRGHPYRRNTTQFRKGKTVNKEFGHPKTGEELLAELDSLGFMKAYEFGAEKNNAAKSENYDHAKSREELNDICDRPELAKDPVTGRFPKAMYALDRDGKKALLEWIKLIRFPDGYASNLSRCVDTIGLKMHGMKSHDCHIFMQRLLPIALRELLPKEVWELLTELSIFFRELTSTSLTEIDLDRMRLEIPKILSIYFDMSCSLTEECGIRYLRKLEKKVSNKGRVEGSISSGYLNEETAKFAAYYFSEGDPMIPERPQRNEVYDIEVDDDVDRLSIFKPHGQSVGACRKRYLEDSEIVAARTYVLLNCSEIENYREVFEGELRRENPEITISQIEAKFESQFAYWFQQYVQDPTVCTNPFILSLAKGPLRSVRTFKGYRVNGFKFQTQAYGEEQLTMNSGVCVKGTQYVDSENDFYGVLTDIIELEYPALPMKTTVLFKCEWFDPARNSGTISNKKYNMVDINNRRRYNKYEPFILAEQADQVHYLPYPSKRRDKLNWWAVCRTKARSELDMPEGIIPAFQDVIEENPLIVATDDNSTYLADDNGEAEEDALFVPPDETESDFIASSSDEDEIEEL; via the exons ATGGTTGATGGAAAGATGTGTCACCCGTCAGATTCCCCGGCGTGGAAACATTTTAGTGAATTGCATACAGAGTTTGCGGAAGAAATTCGAAATATCAGACTAGGCCTGTgtactgatgggtttcaaccatttggggCCTTCGGGCAGAATTATTCATCATGGCCAGTAATTTTGACACCTTACAATCTCCCTCCAGGAATGTGTATGaaagatgagttcatgtttttaactgttattgTCCCTGGGCCTCGAAATCCTAAACATCAAATGGATATTTTCCTGCAGCCGTTGATAGCTGAGCTAAACCAACTTTGGGAATTTGGAGTCCAGACATTCGACGTTCATAG CACATCTGGGAGACTGGCTTGCCCTCACTGCATGGAAAATACAGATGCTTTCACGCTGAAAGGGAGTAGAAAACAGTCGTGGTTTGACTGCCACGGAAAGTTCTTGCCTCGTGGTCACCCGTACCGTCGTAACACAACTCAATTCCGTAAAGGGAAAACCGTAAACAAAGAATTCGGACACCCGAAAACCGGAGAAGAATTGTTGGCAGAGTTGGACAGTCTGGGGTTTATGAAGGCATATGAATTTGGGGCTGAGAAAAATAATGCTGCGAAGTCGGAAAATTatg accatgcaaaatctagAGAAGAGTTGAATGACATATGTGATCGGCCTGAGTTAGCTAAAGATCCGGTTACTGGGAGATTTCCTAAGGCgatgtatgctttggacagggaCGGGAAAAAAGCTTTACTTGAGTGGATTAAGTTAATAAGGTTTCCAGATGGCTACGCGTCCAACTTGTCCAGATGTGTCGATACAATCGGtctgaaaatgcatggaatgaaaagtcacgaCTGCCACATTTTTATGCAAAGACTTCTGCCAATCGCTCTCCGTGAGCTATTACCGAAGGAAGTCTGGGAGCTTTTAACAGAGCTGAGTATCTTCTTTCGTGAGTTAACCTCCACGTCTCTAACAGAGATAGATCTAGATCGTATGAGGCTGGAAATCCCAAAGATACT CAGTATATATTTTGACATGTCATGTTCACTAACTGAGGAATGTGGAATCAGATATTTGAGAAAGCTGGAAAAAAAAGTCAGCAATAAAGGGAGGGTGGAAGGAAGCATCAGTAGCGGATACTTgaatgaagaaaccgcaaaATTTGCAGCTTATTACTTTTCAGAAGGTGACCCAATGATACCTGAGCGGCCGCAAAGGAATGAAGTTTATGACATTGAAGTCGATGACGATGTGGACAGACTATCTATTTTCAAGCCGCACGGACAATCAGTGGGTGCTTGCCGCAAGAGATATCTTGAAGATTCTGAGATTGTTGCTGCTCGGACATATGTTCTGTTGAATtgttcagaaattgaaaattacagagA GGTTTTCGAAGGCGAGTTGCGCAGAGAAAACCCTGAAATCACCATCTCTCAAATTGAAGCGAAGTTCGAGAGTCAATTTGCCTACTGGTTTCAACAATAC GTGCAAGATCCAACTGTTTGTACTAATCCCTTTATTCTTAGTCTCGCTAAAGGACCTCTTAGATCAGTAAGAACATTTAAGGGGTACCGTGTAAACGGATTTAAGTTTCAGACTCAAGCTTATGGGGAGGAACAGCTTACTATGAATAGTGGAGTCTGCGTGAAGGGAACTCAATATGTCGACagcgaaaatgacttttatggagttcTGACAGACATAATTGAGCTGGAGTATCCGGCTCTTCCAATGAAGACGACTGTCTTATTTAAATGCGAGTGGTTCGACCCAGCACGAAATTCTGGCACaattagtaacaaaaaatacaacatggtgGATATTAATAACAGAAGGAGATACAATAAGTATGAACCATTCATCTTAGCCGAACAGGCCGACCAGGTTCATTACCTGCCATATCCTAGTAAAAGAAGGGATAAattaaattggtgggcagtttgcaggACAAAGGCAAGATCTgaacttgacatgcccgagGGGATTATCCCGGCTTTTCAAGACGTgatagaagaaaatcctctcatTGTTGCAACGGACGACAATTCGACATATTTAGCTGATGACAACGGAGAAGCTGAAGAAGATGCGTTGTTCGTGCCTCCTGATGAAACAGAATCTGACTTTATCGCATCCTCATCAGATGAAGATGAAATTGAAGAACTTTAG
- the LOC126655009 gene encoding uncharacterized protein LOC126655009 — protein MRGRGSGGGSGRGSGRGRGDPTEPVEEQHREEAGGPVQPLQEREAGEPPAILDNQGRAMVRPDPSRTMLLDSGPVSRAIRDIFRQCWFETGLAWRFLTADQREFYFQEFQKKFWWDDSAYSEEVIRRVFMTHAATRYKDNIHKMRKMQKKHTSVNQEIWEAWNAFWDTEKEKKKSETTRANRMSEPAGPGSGPVRHTGGSRSAIKHMDVMAKELGRKPSATELYSRLHKTKAEKKPVDKRAQDMTDAIAERLAAATQSPTGEGSTSSPVDETQIFMDIEGVNKKHRVYGLGSATSRYVGPSIRSQRGSSSRTSQQTDEEVERRVQAGIQEGLRQVEQRLAAQQASMAQMIRDEIARMMPNLPPEYQPQFPPPPPDGGDTTDL, from the exons ATGAGGGGTCGAGGCTCAGGCGGAGGCTCAGGCCGAGGATCAGGCCGAGGACGGGGGGACCCTACCGAGCCCGTTGAGGAGCAGCATCGTGAGGAGGCTGGAGGACCTGTTCAGCCTTTGCAGGAGCGTGAGGCAGGCGAGCCCCCGGCCATTTTGGACAACCAGGGTAGGGCGATGGTTCGTCCGGACCCTAGCAG GACAATGTTGCTGGACTCTGGGCCTGTTTCTCGGGCTATCCGGGATATTTTCAGGCAGTGCTGGTTCGAGACTGGATTAGCATGGCGCTTTCTGACAGCGGACCAGAGGGAGTTCTATTTTCAGGAATTTcag AAGAAGTTCTGGTGGGATGACTCTGCGTACAGCGAGGAGGTAATCAGACGGGTCTTCATGACCCATGCAGCCACCCGGTACAAAGACAACATCCACAAGATGAGGAAAATGCAAAAGAAGCATACATCTGTGAATCAGGAGATCTGGGAAGCCTGGAATGCATTTTGGGACACAGAGAAGGAGAAAAAGAAGTCAGAGACAACTCGGGCAAACCGGATGAGTGAGCCTGCGGGCCCCGGTTCTGGTCCTGTCCGCCATACCGGAGGATCTCGCTCTGCTATCAAGCATATGGATGTGATG GCTAAGGAGCTCGGCCGGAAGCCGAGTGCGACAGAGCTGTACAGTCGCCTTCATAAAACGAAGGCTGAGAAGAAACCAGTCGACAAGAGGGCTCAGGATATGACT GACGCCATCGCTGAGAGGCTTGCTGCTGCGACACAGTCGCCGACCGGAGAGGGGAGCACCTCGAGTCCTGTGGATGAGACGCAGATATTTATGGAtatcgagggcgtcaacaagaagcaTCGGGTGTACGGCCTGGGTTCGGCTACCAGCAGATATGTAGGCCCGAGTATCAGATCGCAGAGAGGCAGCTCTTCACGGACATCACAGCAGACGGATgaggaggtcgagcgccgtGTGCAGGCCGGCATCCAGGAGGGCCTGCGGCAGGTTGAGCAGCGGTTGGCGGCGCAGCAGGCCAGCATGGCACAGATGATACGTGATGAGATTGCACGGATGATGCCGAATCTCCCACCAGAGTATCAGCCACAATTTCCCCCTCCTCCGCCAGACGGTGGCGATACTACAGATTTGTAG